A single window of Microbispora hainanensis DNA harbors:
- a CDS encoding NUDIX hydrolase family protein has product MTETTPGWLAPDEIESVRGRMPILYVDAVPVRVDDTGTVTRVGLLLRIGADGTVSRALVSGRVYYHERIRDALLRHLEKDLGPVALPSVPVSPTPFTVAEYFPTPGVTPFHDPRQHAVSLAYIVPVRGDCRPRQDALDLEWFTPEEAASPIVQQEMTGGQGVLLKQALAYVGRLT; this is encoded by the coding sequence ATGACCGAAACGACGCCAGGCTGGCTCGCTCCCGACGAGATCGAATCGGTGCGGGGCCGGATGCCGATCCTGTACGTGGACGCCGTGCCGGTGCGCGTGGACGACACGGGCACCGTGACCCGCGTCGGCCTGCTGCTGCGGATCGGCGCCGACGGCACCGTGAGCCGGGCGCTGGTGTCCGGGCGGGTGTACTACCACGAGCGCATCCGCGACGCGCTCCTGCGCCACCTGGAGAAGGATCTCGGCCCGGTCGCGCTGCCGAGCGTGCCGGTCTCGCCGACGCCGTTCACGGTGGCGGAGTACTTCCCCACCCCTGGGGTCACGCCGTTCCACGATCCGCGCCAGCATGCGGTCTCCCTGGCGTACATCGTCCCGGTGCGCGGAGACTGCCGGCCCCGGCAGGACGCGCTGGACCTGGAGTGGTTCACGCCCGAGGAGGCCGCCTCTCCGATCGTGCAGCAGGAGATGACCGGCGGCCAGGGCGTGCTGCTCAAGCAGGCGCTCGCCTACGTCGGCCGCCTCACCTGA
- a CDS encoding ADP-ribosylglycohydrolase family protein — MRAPRTARRARPDPPPPVTAPPRHTADHHAEPYGVRLRARDDERPATRTLPPGPWQWTDDTEMACPVYRLLAGRGTIDQDALAASFAAHHDFDRGFGGLPRDWLRRTEPLPGWAEVPAGLRPETADWPWPQGKDLYDVISDQVRRPT, encoded by the coding sequence GTGCGCGCTCCTCGCACTGCTCGCCGCGCTCGCCCTGACCCGCCACCTCCTGTCACTGCGCCGCCGCGCCACACCGCGGATCACCATGCCGAGCCGTACGGCGTCCGGCTGAGGGCGCGCGACGACGAGCGTCCCGCCACCCGCACCCTGCCGCCCGGGCCGTGGCAGTGGACCGACGACACGGAGATGGCCTGCCCTGTCTACCGGCTTCTGGCCGGCCGGGGCACGATCGACCAGGACGCACTGGCGGCTTCGTTCGCCGCGCACCACGACTTCGACCGCGGCTTCGGCGGACTGCCGCGCGACTGGCTACGCCGCACGGAACCGCTGCCCGGCTGGGCCGAGGTGCCGGCCGGTCTCCGCCCGGAGACGGCGGACTGGCCCTGGCCGCAGGGCAAGGACCTCTACGACGTGATCTCGGATCAGGTGAGGCGGCCGACGTAG
- a CDS encoding MFS transporter has protein sequence MSRRTLAIVTLTCAVAVGNIYFPQAIAPLVAAGLHLPPDAGALVVTATQAGYTAGIVLLVPLGDRFPHRPFLVTLLVLTGLGLLAAGCAPALPPLVAASALVGLTTVAAQVAGPLAAGLVAADRRGAVIGTLLSGSTGGMLLARTFSGTLGEWLGWRAPYLVAAALALLLAASLAVTVPLTAASTRRRYPALLAEPLRLLRAEPELRRSCFYQAAVFAGFSAVWTCLALLLTGPAYGLGAQAVGLLALVGAATMLCTPVAGRMVDRVGPDPVNLVCMLGVLVSAAVLAAGSLGGAAGLAALTLGTLVLDVAMQCGMVANQARVYAVRPDARGRLNTAYMTCAYLGGSAGSWLGVRVWSVAGWRGVCALLALLAALALTRHLLSLRRRATPRITMPSRTASG, from the coding sequence ATGAGCCGCCGCACGCTCGCGATCGTGACCCTCACCTGCGCGGTCGCCGTGGGCAACATCTACTTCCCGCAGGCGATCGCACCGCTCGTCGCCGCCGGGCTGCACCTGCCTCCCGACGCGGGCGCCCTGGTGGTGACCGCGACCCAGGCCGGCTACACGGCCGGGATCGTGCTGCTGGTGCCGCTCGGCGACCGCTTCCCGCACCGCCCCTTCCTCGTGACCCTGCTCGTGCTCACCGGTCTCGGCCTGCTCGCCGCGGGCTGCGCGCCAGCCCTGCCGCCGCTCGTCGCCGCTAGCGCCCTGGTCGGCCTCACCACCGTGGCCGCGCAGGTCGCCGGCCCGCTGGCGGCCGGTCTCGTGGCGGCCGACCGCCGGGGAGCGGTGATCGGCACACTGCTGAGCGGATCGACCGGCGGCATGCTGCTGGCCCGCACCTTCAGCGGAACCCTCGGCGAATGGCTGGGCTGGCGGGCGCCGTACCTCGTGGCCGCGGCCCTGGCGCTGCTCCTCGCCGCGAGCCTGGCCGTCACGGTGCCGCTCACGGCCGCGTCCACCCGCCGTCGTTATCCGGCGCTCCTGGCCGAACCGCTGCGCCTGCTGCGCGCCGAGCCCGAGCTGCGCCGCTCCTGCTTCTATCAGGCGGCCGTCTTCGCCGGGTTCTCCGCCGTCTGGACCTGCCTGGCCCTCCTGCTCACCGGCCCGGCGTACGGCCTGGGCGCCCAGGCCGTGGGGTTGCTCGCCCTGGTCGGCGCGGCGACGATGCTGTGCACCCCCGTCGCCGGCCGCATGGTGGACCGCGTGGGGCCCGATCCGGTGAACCTCGTCTGCATGCTGGGTGTCCTCGTCTCTGCGGCGGTCCTCGCCGCCGGGTCGCTCGGCGGCGCGGCGGGCCTGGCCGCGCTGACCCTCGGCACGCTGGTGCTCGACGTCGCGATGCAGTGTGGCATGGTCGCCAACCAGGCCCGGGTCTACGCCGTGCGTCCCGACGCCCGCGGCAGGCTCAACACCGCCTACATGACCTGCGCCTACCTCGGCGGCAGCGCGGGGTCCTGGCTCGGGGTCCGCGTCTGGAGCGTGGCCGGATGGCGGGGCGTGTGCGCGCTCCTCGCACTGCTCGCCGCGCTCGCCCTGACCCGCCACCTCCTGTCACTGCGCCGCCGCGCCACACCGCGGATCACCATGCCGAGCCGTACGGCGTCCGGCTGA
- a CDS encoding ArsR/SmtB family transcription factor encodes MISFELGVEDLADTRFALSPLTETVLSLRVLRDPGLSAALLPWRRSVLGRLGTLDTDLLTALVAERFTVPDFLTPRPATFAPEFAEELAVVRRTPPGLVRRDLAATHAPAPLPERLRDAAADGDAPVVRLRDAICDLLERYWEIAVRPMWPQMRLVLEADMTYRARQLAVGGARLLFAGMHPNLRWDDGVLHIDKMISSFRVAAAGRGLLLVPSVFAHKPAPPVLPEEPPTLVYPSRGVATLWHRAPVADEAALVSLLGAPRTRLLGLLGEPLPTVEIARRLRVTPSAVSQHLRVLYATGLVTRARDGRQVLYRRSSLGDRLTGAASD; translated from the coding sequence ATGATCAGTTTCGAGCTCGGGGTCGAGGACCTCGCCGACACGAGATTCGCCCTCTCGCCGCTGACCGAGACGGTGCTCAGCCTGCGGGTGCTGCGCGACCCGGGGCTGTCGGCGGCGCTGCTCCCGTGGCGCAGGTCCGTGCTCGGCAGGCTCGGCACGCTCGACACGGATCTGCTGACGGCGCTGGTGGCGGAGAGGTTCACCGTCCCCGACTTCCTGACTCCGAGGCCGGCGACCTTCGCCCCCGAATTCGCGGAGGAGCTGGCGGTGGTCCGCCGGACCCCTCCCGGCCTGGTACGCCGCGACCTGGCGGCCACGCACGCGCCTGCCCCGCTCCCCGAGCGGCTGCGTGACGCCGCCGCCGACGGCGACGCGCCGGTCGTACGGCTCCGGGACGCGATCTGCGACCTCCTGGAGCGCTACTGGGAGATCGCCGTACGGCCGATGTGGCCGCAGATGCGGCTGGTGCTGGAAGCCGACATGACCTATCGGGCGCGGCAGCTGGCCGTGGGCGGCGCCCGGCTGCTGTTCGCGGGCATGCACCCGAACCTGCGCTGGGACGACGGGGTGCTGCACATCGACAAGATGATCAGCAGCTTCCGTGTCGCGGCGGCCGGCCGGGGCCTGCTGCTCGTGCCCTCCGTGTTCGCGCACAAGCCCGCGCCCCCGGTCCTCCCGGAGGAGCCTCCGACGCTGGTCTATCCCAGCCGTGGCGTGGCGACGCTGTGGCACCGGGCGCCCGTCGCGGACGAGGCCGCGCTCGTGTCGCTTCTCGGTGCGCCGCGGACGAGGCTGCTCGGCCTCCTCGGCGAGCCGCTGCCCACCGTCGAGATCGCCCGCCGGCTCCGGGTGACCCCGAGCGCCGTGTCCCAGCACCTGCGCGTGCTGTACGCCACGGGCCTGGTCACCCGGGCCCGCGACGGACGGCAGGTGCTCTATCGGCGCAGCTCCCTGGGCGACCGGCTGACCGGCGCCGCGTCGGACTGA